From the Lactuca sativa cultivar Salinas chromosome 9, Lsat_Salinas_v11, whole genome shotgun sequence genome, the window TCTATTGCTTTCTTAATCATATATTTTTGGGTTCATGATATCTAAGCACTAAGCAGTTGATATTTGGTGGTGGAAGCTTCATTATGAAGCACTAAACGAGGGTCTACCAGAACTTCTGTTTAATGCATATAATCATATCGATTGACATTGTTGCAAGAAATGAGAATGATACTTAGTGACTTGTTCTGTTTAATGGTACAATGTTACTTATTACTTGATTTATTGCAGAACACATGCTTTTCATGGGGAGTGCAGAATTTCCAGATGAAaatgaggtttttttttttcctgCTATTTACTATTTCATTGGTACGTTATTTAGTGGATCTTGTGTTCTATTTTCCTCCCTGTTTTGACTCTTCTGTGTGCTAGTATGACAGTTACTTGTCCAAGCATGGGGGCTCCTCGAATGCATACACAGAAGTGGAGCATACTTGCTACCATTTTGAAGTTAAACCAGAATTTCTCCAGGGTGCTTTGAGAAGGTAACTCTACAATCTTTTCAAGTATATTGCATAGATTATATCTTTCATGCTATTAGATTGAAACATACTTAGCCATATCCTTTCTATTTCTCAGATTTTCTCAGTTTTTTATTTCGCCACTTGTGAAGAACGAAGCAATGGATCGAGAAGTACAGGCTGTAGATTCAGGTGTGTTTACATCACTTCATCTTTTTGTTGATTCCATGCTTTAAAGATAATCAAGAGAGTGGAAAGGATAAATGAATCACATACTGATTAGTCTCGATATTTCATTGACTCAAAAAATGACAGAATTTAATCAGGCTCTGCAAAGTGATGCTTGTCGACTTCAACAATTACAATGCCATACAGCAGCACCTGGTCATGCCTTCAACCAATTTTTTTGGGGTAAATTTGACTAAAACCTAGTTTGTTTTTCCCTTTAATGTTCATTCAACGTGCAAATTATTCAtgtttttcttcattttcttgtattaaagGGAACAAGAAAAGTTTAGGTGATGCAATGGAGAAAGGAATCAACCTAAGGGATCGAATCTTGAAATGTTACAATGACTTTTACCATGGTGGATCAATGAAGTTAGTTATCATTGGGGGAGGTAAGTTCCCTGTTACAAATACAAAAAAGAACCATTCTGATTAAATCTTGTTATTCTATTGAACTATATAAAATTGTCAAGTGCATTTTGCTTAAAATGCTGTAAAGTTAACTAAATTATGTTATGGTAAGATCATGAAGTCATTTTTTTTGTGGTGCAGAAACTCTTGATGTTCTTGAAAGTTGGGTTCTTGAGCTATTTAGCAAAGTCAAAAGCAGCAATGCTTTAAAGTCAGAAGTCAAAACAGGACTCCCCATTTGGAGTCCAGGAAAAATTTACCGTTTAGAAGCTGTTAAAGATGTCCATATTCTTGATCTATCATGGACATTGCCATGTCTTAGAAAAGACTACACAAAGAAAGCAGAAGACTATTTGGCACATCTCATTGGGCATGGTAAACCACTATATATTGTATTTCCTTAGGATAATAATTTTActtttagttaaaaaaaatgtGAATCTAGTCATCTACTAAGAGCAAAATTATATTTACAGAGGGCAGAGGAAGCTTGCTTTTCTTTTTAAAAGCAAAAGGGTGGGCAACTTCTATATCTGCTGGTGTTGGTGATGATGGAATGCATAGATCTTCTATAGCATATGTTTTTGGCATGTCTATTTACCTCACTGACTCTGGTCTTGAAAAGGTAACAATTAAAATCACAATCTTTTCTTATCATGTAATTTAATCATCATCTTTTTTGGATTTATCAAAAATCTTGTTTGAAAAAATTGCAGATATATGAGATCATTGGTTTTGTATATCAATACCTAAAGTTACTGCAACAAAACTCTCCCCAAGAATGGATATATAAAGAACTTCAAGACATTGCAAATATGGATTTTACATTTGCTGAAGAACAACCCCAAGATGAATATGCTGCAGAGCTTTCAGGTATCTCTTTCTGttatccttttatatatatatatatatatatatatatatatatatatatatatatatatatatatatatatatatatatatatatcctcgtTTTGTTATCTCagataatatatttaataaactgTTATTGGTATTTCAGAAAATCTGCTTATTTATCCACCGGAGCACATTATATACGGGGATTATGCATACAAAGTATGGGATGCAGAATTGATTAAACATGTTTTGAGTTTCTTCACACCAGACAACATGAGGATTGATATAGTATCAAAGTCCTTCAATAAATCACAAGGTAAAAAAAAAGGATCTCAAGAAACAGACtttgaaagtaggttgctatgaATTTATGATAGACTTTTGAAACATGTTACATTTGTTGTTTCAGATGTCCAAAGTGAACCATGGTTTGGATCACAGTATAAAGAGGAAAGTATTCCTCTATCCATGTTGGAATCATGGAAGAATCCTCCAGAAATAGATGTTGCATTACATCTACCTGCAAAGAACGAATTCATTCCAAAAGACTTCTCCATTCGTGCAAACGGGGTAATGTGTGATTCCGCCGATCCATCTCCTCCGGAATGCATAATTGATGAGCCATTGATGAAGTTCTGGTACAAGCTCGATACGTCATTCCGATTCCCACGTGCTAATACTTATTTCCGTGTTACACTTAATGGTGCTTATCGTGGCTTAAAGAATGTCCTCTTGACTGAGCTTTTTCTTAACCTTCTAAAGGACAAATTAAATGACATTGTATATCAGGcaagtattttttgtttttacattttatatatttgaaacctgaggattttttttttgtaataaataTCCCTGTTTCTTTTCTTTCAGGCAAGTGTGGCTAAGTTGGAAACTTCTATATCACTTGTTAGTGACAAATTAGAGCTTAAGGTCTATGGCTTTAATGACAAGCTTCCAGTTCTTCTTTCCAAAGTTTTGGAAACTGCCAAAACGTTTTTGCCGACTGATGATCGCTTTGTGGTATGTACAAATTGAAGGGCTAATTTATTATATTCTTAGAGTAATTTACAAATTTGATATTTGATTTTGGTCCCAAAAGGAATTTGTTTGCAATTTTTGTACTTATTTTGATGGTTCATAATGATTTTGGTCCCTGAATCAATAACCATTTTTGCCTTAGACAAAGACTGAAAAAATAGTTACAAATAAAGTTTATGCTTGTGTTTGTTCATTCTTGTTATTGATTTTGCAGGTAATCAAGGAAGATATGGAGAGAAATTTAAGGAATGCCAACATGAAGCCGCTAAATCATTCGTCTTATTTGAGACTACAAGTTCTTTGTCAAAGTTTCTGGGATGTTGATGAGAAACTTGGATTGCTAAATAATCTGTCATTATCTGATTTAAAAGAATTTATCCCTGAATTATTCTCCCAGGTGCAGTTTTAAACTTTTCTAATCTTATTACTTAGTGTGGTTATCTTGCTCACAAATCTTTATTGTGCAGTTATATATCGAGGGCCTTTGCCATGGGAATTTACTTGAAGAAGAAGCCAAAACCCTatcaaatatatttaaaaaatattttgctGTACAACCGCTTCCATTTGAGATGAGACACAAAGACAGCATTTTATGTTTTCCTCCTAGTGCAGACCTAGTTCGAGACGTTCCAGTCAAAAACAAGCTTGACACAAATTCTGTCGTTGaggtaaaaaaaatatattaattttttttgctaaaaaattAATGGTTCtgactttgatttttttt encodes:
- the LOC111876522 gene encoding nardilysin-like, yielding MAVGGSTYSSDDIVVKSPNDRRLYRYIQLPNGLCALLVHDPDIYMDGPPESARPDEISDDDADEEDDEDDEDESGEEEDDGEDDDEDDDEGNEGKKSAKSNAPQTKKAAAAMCVGMGSFCDPLEAQGLAHFLEHMLFMGSAEFPDENEYDSYLSKHGGSSNAYTEVEHTCYHFEVKPEFLQGALRRFSQFFISPLVKNEAMDREVQAVDSEFNQALQSDACRLQQLQCHTAAPGHAFNQFFWGNKKSLGDAMEKGINLRDRILKCYNDFYHGGSMKLVIIGGETLDVLESWVLELFSKVKSSNALKSEVKTGLPIWSPGKIYRLEAVKDVHILDLSWTLPCLRKDYTKKAEDYLAHLIGHEGRGSLLFFLKAKGWATSISAGVGDDGMHRSSIAYVFGMSIYLTDSGLEKIYEIIGFVYQYLKLLQQNSPQEWIYKELQDIANMDFTFAEEQPQDEYAAELSENLLIYPPEHIIYGDYAYKVWDAELIKHVLSFFTPDNMRIDIVSKSFNKSQDVQSEPWFGSQYKEESIPLSMLESWKNPPEIDVALHLPAKNEFIPKDFSIRANGVMCDSADPSPPECIIDEPLMKFWYKLDTSFRFPRANTYFRVTLNGAYRGLKNVLLTELFLNLLKDKLNDIVYQASVAKLETSISLVSDKLELKVYGFNDKLPVLLSKVLETAKTFLPTDDRFVVIKEDMERNLRNANMKPLNHSSYLRLQVLCQSFWDVDEKLGLLNNLSLSDLKEFIPELFSQLYIEGLCHGNLLEEEAKTLSNIFKKYFAVQPLPFEMRHKDSILCFPPSADLVRDVPVKNKLDTNSVVELYYQIEPEEASNLPKSKALVDLLDEIVEEPLFNQLRTKEQLGYVVDCSPRVTYRILGFCFRVQSSEYTPIYLQGRIDNFINQLQDLLSALDDESFQNFKSGLIAKLLEKDPSLTYETNRYWGQITDQRYMFDLSAKEAEAVKCLEKRDVKEWYNTYLRKSSPKCRRLAVRVWGCNTNIKEANQVSTPVQVINDPVAFKASSMFYNAFC